The Patescibacteria group bacterium genome has a segment encoding these proteins:
- the pncB gene encoding nicotinate phosphoribosyltransferase: MPIIQSLLDLDQYKLTMGGFVRKRYPDVPVKYGFTNRTTSIFLSQHIDEGRLREEFDHARTLSFMDDELDYVGNMTVNNKSMFSSAFIEFLRNYYLPEYDIEKVDDTYRIEFTGPWKETIYWETIALSIINELFGEAWIKDQGLSLDRVVGRGCRRLREKIAILKKYPGIKFIEFGTRRRFTGWWQGYVLRVLLEEIPNQVLGTSNVLLAKKLGIPAMGTQAHELFMIMSGVMRGGDEKIRASQNRVLEEWWDEYGYDLSIALPDTFGSDFFLQTTPEQIAQEWKGFRQDSGDPKEFGEKAIKFYESYGVNPKTKLVVFSDGLDIYKIVELYNHFQGRVIPSFGWGTNLTNDLGLPTLSLVVKAIGACGCGLVKLSDNLAKAIGKPEDIELYKRIFGYTGTMYEKVSY, translated from the coding sequence ATGCCGATTATCCAATCGTTGCTTGATTTAGACCAGTATAAATTAACAATGGGTGGATTTGTTCGGAAGCGCTACCCCGACGTGCCAGTAAAGTATGGTTTCACTAATAGGACAACTAGTATTTTTCTGTCACAACATATTGATGAAGGTAGGCTACGGGAAGAGTTTGACCATGCCCGAACCCTATCCTTCATGGATGATGAACTTGACTATGTAGGGAATATGACCGTCAACAATAAGTCAATGTTCTCGTCTGCATTTATTGAATTCTTAAGGAACTACTATTTGCCAGAGTACGACATAGAGAAGGTCGACGATACTTATAGGATTGAGTTTACCGGTCCATGGAAAGAAACTATTTACTGGGAAACAATCGCCCTTTCAATCATTAACGAGCTTTTCGGTGAAGCTTGGATTAAAGATCAAGGGCTATCGCTGGATCGGGTAGTTGGGAGGGGTTGCCGTCGACTTAGAGAAAAAATCGCAATCCTCAAGAAATATCCTGGTATTAAGTTTATAGAGTTTGGCACTCGCCGGCGCTTTACTGGCTGGTGGCAAGGTTATGTCTTAAGAGTCTTGCTTGAGGAAATTCCAAACCAAGTATTGGGGACATCCAATGTGCTGCTTGCTAAAAAATTGGGGATCCCCGCAATGGGCACCCAGGCCCATGAGCTCTTTATGATTATGTCTGGCGTTATGCGTGGGGGTGATGAAAAAATACGCGCCTCCCAAAATAGGGTTTTGGAAGAATGGTGGGATGAATATGGGTATGACTTGTCAATTGCTCTTCCTGATACCTTTGGCTCAGATTTCTTTCTCCAAACCACGCCAGAGCAAATAGCCCAAGAATGGAAGGGGTTTCGGCAGGACTCTGGAGACCCAAAGGAGTTTGGTGAAAAAGCAATCAAGTTCTACGAATCATATGGGGTGAATCCTAAAACCAAGTTGGTTGTCTTCAGCGACGGTCTGGATATATATAAAATCGTGGAGCTCTATAATCACTTCCAGGGAAGGGTTATTCCATCGTTTGGTTGGGGAACCAATCTTACTAACGACCTCGGGCTACCGACCTTATCACTTGTTGTTAAAGCGATTGGAGCTTGTGGTTGTGGTCTGGTTAAGCTCTCTGATAACTTGGCTAAGGCCATCGGTAAACCAGAAGATATTGAGCTTTACAAGCGGATCTTCGGTTATACAGGGACAATGTACGAAAAGGTAAGTTATTAG
- a CDS encoding SAM-dependent methyltransferase: MEQWKPETWKSSYIEQFQKLRCFEDVWNIVSPIKKDSKEISESMSVVVRVRNLVLPEPGRYTVYDICAGNGLTGIIIAFLLPVKSVIAVDIRRRDRPWELARGFSYQERDLRELTPAFFEKDSIIVGVHACGILSQKIIELYNTSRAKHLILMPCCNGKIDGMLQFMGDTCGNYAAWSLQLGLLCKGKVRIKQDKKIISPKNLVITAHKER, encoded by the coding sequence GTGGAACAATGGAAGCCAGAAACATGGAAAAGCTCCTACATAGAGCAATTCCAGAAACTGCGATGTTTTGAGGATGTTTGGAATATAGTATCACCAATAAAAAAAGATTCCAAAGAAATTTCCGAGTCCATGAGCGTTGTCGTGCGAGTGCGAAATCTGGTCCTGCCTGAACCTGGGCGGTATACAGTGTATGACATCTGCGCTGGAAATGGTTTAACCGGGATTATTATCGCTTTTTTACTGCCGGTAAAATCAGTGATTGCTGTGGATATTAGGCGCCGCGACAGGCCCTGGGAATTGGCGCGAGGATTCTCCTATCAAGAGCGCGACCTCCGCGAGCTTACACCGGCTTTTTTTGAAAAGGATTCGATTATAGTGGGTGTCCACGCCTGTGGGATTCTGTCGCAAAAAATCATTGAACTCTACAACACAAGCAGGGCCAAGCATCTTATTCTGATGCCTTGTTGTAACGGCAAAATAGATGGGATGCTGCAGTTTATGGGAGATACGTGCGGCAATTATGCGGCTTGGTCCCTGCAATTGGGGCTGTTGTGTAAAGGCAAGGTGCGAATAAAACAAGATAAAAAAATTATATCACCCAAAAATCTCGTAATCACCGCTCATAAGGAAAGATAA
- a CDS encoding protein phosphatase 2C domain-containing protein: MIQLHTDHYFHIGNKHLITGKPCQDYAISDVHNNVALAVVSDGCSTGRHTDVGSRILALSTATAIREHWTISCDALGEAVPQEISLRQRIVLSGTRQALGLQLDDMLATCVYAYVSPSGGFVHVQGDGVVAFKYRSGGIDMFRLEWEDNIPYYPAYYEGRLPKFIENHGGDLNALRLSRENCAWTPNEGFTTSDTDSYTLSGGIRGITIDLPAELLSQDLEFIAVFSDGVAQIEKLDWKKAVVIFMAFKNKIGEFAKRRMIRGIKDAQKDGKGLLDDIAYAVIRVEQSETEGAQNAKD; encoded by the coding sequence ATGATTCAACTACATACTGATCATTATTTCCATATCGGAAACAAACATCTGATCACTGGGAAGCCTTGCCAAGATTATGCTATCTCAGATGTACATAATAACGTTGCTTTGGCAGTAGTCTCAGATGGGTGTTCAACTGGTAGACATACAGATGTTGGGTCTAGAATTCTCGCCTTATCTACAGCAACTGCTATCCGCGAACATTGGACTATTAGCTGTGATGCGCTTGGCGAAGCTGTTCCACAAGAAATCAGTTTACGTCAAAGAATAGTGTTGTCTGGAACGCGCCAGGCACTGGGATTACAGCTGGACGATATGCTGGCAACCTGTGTTTATGCCTACGTCTCACCATCAGGTGGCTTCGTTCATGTACAGGGAGATGGTGTTGTCGCTTTTAAATATCGGAGTGGAGGCATTGATATGTTCCGATTGGAGTGGGAAGACAATATCCCCTATTATCCAGCATACTATGAAGGGCGACTACCCAAATTTATTGAAAATCATGGCGGTGATTTGAATGCTTTACGATTAAGCCGAGAGAACTGTGCGTGGACACCTAATGAGGGATTCACGACATCCGACACAGATAGTTACACTCTTAGTGGAGGAATTCGGGGCATTACGATTGACTTGCCCGCGGAACTCTTGTCTCAAGACCTTGAATTCATAGCTGTCTTTTCTGATGGCGTAGCGCAGATTGAAAAACTTGACTGGAAAAAAGCTGTTGTGATATTTATGGCGTTCAAAAACAAGATTGGCGAATTTGCAAAACGCCGAATGATCCGCGGGATTAAAGATGCGCAAAAAGACGGCAAAGGCCTTCTCGATGATATTGCATATGCGGTTATTCGGGTAGAGCAATCCGAAACCGAAGGGGCCCAAAATGCAAAAGACTAA